In Rhizoctonia solani chromosome 7, complete sequence, one DNA window encodes the following:
- a CDS encoding Cellulase (glycosyl hydrolase family 5 protein) — protein sequence MKSMLNAAILASSLTPALAIGQWGQCGARDMPGAQRAILGSHAFTKMICLVVTSTTTNATPSTTMGPTSTTSKTTSTTITSTTSVAAPVSTGFVKTSGTKFTLNGSTFTVVGSNAYWMAQLSTSTDITQAFTDLKNAGFTTLRTWGFNDVTSPSGTYYQLWSGSTATVNTGADGLAKFDTVVAAAKAAGIRLIIALTNNWSDYGGMDAKVKAAFKSYINAWVSRYKDEPTSLAGKHWELANEPRCKGSTGTWSGTCTTATITNWASEISAYIKSLDPNHLVGLGDEGFYNQANGPNYPYQGGEGIDFDANLSKHSIPNSSTPGLLDDPNRGQKSQRSISGRSIRIP from the exons ATGAAGTCTATGCTCAATGCTGCGATTCTTGCCTCTTCGTTGACCCCCGCTTTAGCTATCGGCCAGTGGGGACAGTGCGGGGCAAGGGATATGCCGGGAGCACAGCGTGCGATTCTGGGCTCGCATGCGTTTACCAAAATGATT TGTCTAGTGGTTACTTCCACAACCACTAACGCTACGCCATCTACAACCATGGGCCCGACCTCTACGACATCTAAAACTACTTCGACTACCATCACATCTACTACTTCTGTCGCCGCTCCAGTCAGCACAGGATTTGTTAAGACCTCCGGTACAAAGTTCACTCTGAATGGGTCGACATTTACAGTCGTGGGT TCAAACGCGTATTGGATGGCTCAGCTCTCTACGTCGACTGACATTACACAAGCATTCACTGACCTGAAGAATGC GGGATTTACTACATTGCGCACCTGGGGGTTCAACGACGTTACGAGTCCAAGCGGTACATACTACCAGTTGTGGTCTGGTTCCACTGCGACCGTGAACACTGGCGCAGATGGCCTAGCCAAGTTTG ATACTGTCGTCGCAGCGGCAAAAGC AGCTGGCATTCGGCTTATCATTGCGCTTACGAATAATTGGTCTG ATTATGGAGGAATGG ATGCCAAGGTTAAAGCCGCATTCAAGAGCTACATCAATGCATGGGTCAGCCGCTACAAAGACGAACCCACGTCCTTGGCTGGCAAGCACTG GGAGCTTGCTAACGAGCCCCGCTGCAAGGGGAGTACAGGCACCTGGAGTGGAACTTGCACTACTGCA ACAATCACAAATTGGGCTT CGGAAATATCCGCATACATCAAATCACTCGATCC AAATCACTTGGTCGGACTCGGAGACGAAGGATTCTATAACCAGG CCAACGGGCCGAACTACCCGTACCAAGGGGGAGAAGGCATCGACTTTGACGCCAACCTGAGTAAGCATTCCATTCCGAACAGTTCAACTCCAGGGCTTCTTGATGATCCGAACCGTGGGCAGAAATCTCAACGCTCGATTTCGGGACGTTCCATTCGTATCCCGTGA